Genomic DNA from Theobroma cacao cultivar B97-61/B2 chromosome 3, Criollo_cocoa_genome_V2, whole genome shotgun sequence:
TAAATTAAGGTTGTATACCTTCTAGCTTGTCAGATGAGCCGTCATCCTCTGTTGAAATATTTTCATACCGATCAGCATCACAGGCCTTGCAGTGTTCTTCATACACAATATGTGGATATGTTTCATTTAGAGACTCCTCCCACTAATAACAAGACAGATGTTTGGTCTTCAACTTCTAACCAAAAGAGTTAAAAACATGAAGTCAAGTGAAAAAAGTTCATAAAGATGATAATACCTTTGGCAGTTCACTATCCCGTCTTATTGATGATGTTCTCCAGCCCACAATGTCTTTACAATATTTcattaacaaaaacaaataaaatcaaatttaacacAAAGATGAAAGTTGGAACTAAAAAGAGTTAAACAGATCATGGAAAAAGGATACGGTCATAGCCCACATTGGAATACAGCACCCGACGTTTGAATATACGCAATGCAGACCTGCATAGATGAATTTACTACCATTTTAGTCGTTTACCAATCCAGACCTTCAAATAAGACATCTCAGGTAACATTACACAGAAAGCAATTTACACAAAGGTGAAACTTGCATACATGAAATAAAACTCATCATGATCTTCCAGCATCCACTTAAGCAGTGGAGGCtttccttcatcatcatcagtaAGAAAAAGATGCCGGCCTGTTCTCCTAAATATCCAATGAATAACACAACTTGCAGCTTTCTCAAAAGCAGTTACACCAAAAAGAAATGGTACCTGGAAACAAACATTTTACAGAGACAATAAGTAAAGATATTCCAATAATGGCTAATCTCCTTGACATACCAACACTGATGAGAAATAATATATCACATACTCAAGCAAAATAAGtcataacaaaacaaaagtatTTTGTTTTACAATCAAAACAACATATGCTAAAATCAACAAACTACTGCAGTAAACACGAACCCATCAGCTAAAATAACAACCTTTTAGAAGCAGTAAGTTAGAGAATACACTCTGTAATCACCACATATAATGTTGGAATGAACTCCTAGGACATAGTGATACTTTTGTGTGCACAAGCACAGGCAcacaagagagagagagagtaatGTGTCTTGGCTATTACATGCATATACATTTGTTAATACAGAAAAGCTACCTGCTTATTGCCCCTTGAACCAAGATGAGGAGTTGCAACAGTGATGAAGTTCATAGCCTCCAAGCCACCAATTGTACCCCTTGGTTCCTCTTTGCACCCATTACCAGACATATCCtctttatcttcttctttagGTGGTCTATAGAGTCTCCCAATTGCATATCTAGCAACCAGTCCTCCAACAGAATGGGCAACAAAGGAAATCTTGCGTAAATTTGGCTTTTCTTGAATAACATCAAGGACCTAGCATTCAAACATTTTTGTCAATAACAAATCAGAATATGCAATTGATGCTCTCatattaaaagtaataaatttctttggtTCTGACAACTTAAATAGGGTCATTATCAAATATGTGCTAACCTCCTTTGTCAGTCGTTCACCCATTACATCCACACCATCTAAAGTCAGCTTAGACATATTCCGTTCGCTGCCTGCATAACATGTTAATCAACCAAGGAAATTCGAGCAGAAATACTCCTGCCGGAAACTTAAACATCAACATTTCTGATCTCAAAAACTTCGATACATAGcttactaaaaaattaaaaagaatgtTTAGAAGAGTGGTTTAGCCCAATGCAGAAAACCAAATTAATGGTTTTTGATAACACTATGAATGCTGCTACTACCATCATCCCCTACAATCTAAAGACGATATGAACAAGTATCGAACATACAAAAGCAGAAACAAGCACAAGCAAAACAGGAAAGCCTTATTCTCCTAAAAATGGTACCTAAAAATATGCTACTACTTACAATGGACAAATACTTTATCGGGCAGCCTTTTAACAAATTGCTCAGCTCCGAACTTCCAATCTGAAGAACTGCACAATCAGCCATACAACAACGGCCAAATTTCAGgagaatttttaataatattaataattataataaaagtcCCAAGAAGAAACTAACACGATTGATCACgagagaatttaaaaaattccaTGTGAATTGGAAATATGATGCAATGATCGTGCTACAACAGAACAAAGCTATTGGGGCTATAAGCAAAAGTCAAACCTAACAATTTTTCGGTTCAAATCCAGCATTTTTTGAGTTAATCCCAAAATCacgaaaacaaaatttaatcaCTTCAAATTAAACCGATTACAATTAAACCAAGCAGAAAATATGTGTATAATTAGGACACAAAAAACACCTAATTAATAATAACACAAAGCTAAGCAATAACTAGACTAAATCAAGCATCCAAAATCCAGTCTAAAAGAACaaacatgattaaattaaatatctcaaaattctaacaaaaagattttcttttttaaaggACCTGCCGAGAATTCCGTGGAGCATGATAACAAGATGATCAGCTGATAAAGAATCAGAATCTTTACAACTCCAAACATCGCGACTCCCATTCACCGACTCCGACGAGCAAACTCCGTTGGTTACGTCGGCGCTTTCCAtccttaattagttaattacttccaagttttaattatattctCCCACTGCCGTTCAACGTCACCtaacaaaaacaagaaaaacatgCATTTGGATTTCGAATCGAAAGCAAACGAAAAAATGTTTTGAAGATGATTGAAGATTCtcgagaaaaaaaattagggaGAGAGAAAGCGCGAGAAAACATCAGATGAAAGGTGTGAGAGTTGGTTGGAgctgagaaaagaaaaagaaatttgtataataaaaagagggaggagaaaagaaaaacatgaaaGCCAAGGAAACTAAGGAGGGGTAGACGTGGCAAGCGGGAATGGTGGCCCTACCgattagaaattttttaaattaagaaatgaaaatttaggTTATTACTGTCACCTATCGTACCACCACGGTGCCACCGTAATAATATTTTGCTGTTTCACGTGGGATAGAATAAAATGCAAAACCTTAAacggaaaggaaaagaaaaacgatTTTTGCCGTTATTTGTAACCGACCATTCGACCAATTAAACCTAAACGGAAGGAAGCCTAACAAGACATAAAATCTTAAGCGCGTCCCTGCACTCGCTTTCGGGTGCATAGAAGGTGATCTGGAAAAAAGTTAATATTACTCGCTAacagataaaaaatattttttaaaaaaattttaaattatttcgaGTACTACATgaataaactttttatttaattaaaatgtaaaaaattactactcataataataaaaatttctgttaattttaaataaataagttttattaaggttttttttattttaattttttatctcttttttaaaatttattttattattatattgaatcaaattttagacttttattttaaattaaataaattttataattaataattaaataactattattaattaaaatattatttattattttatatgtttaagTGTAATAATAGATGACCATAAAGTATAATAACATGATAACGtgataattttactttatacTTCAAATGTTACgtgatataaaaaatgattaataataattatttaatttaaaataaaaatataaaaataaagtaataatttaaaaactttttaaaagattataccaaatacaaaaatattcttttattgacATACCAAAACAAGCTGGGTGCAAGAAGTAAGCCTTCATGTGAACACTAAATTTGGACCTTTTTTTCCATTATTGTCCAACAAGTCACTAAGTTTTGATGATATAAGGCCAAACATGTAAAATCCTTCACATGCATACGTTCACATACAATTTTTCTTCAACCAACAAAAGAAGCTTTGCTTCGTTGCTTTGTGTCAAAAAGCAGATGCAACAATCAATTTTGCTACCATATATCATgattttctgttctttttttGGAGTAACATTGATTGTTATCGGATTGTCATCCACATGATAtgtatctatatatatatatatatagccaACAACAGGTAGCAACAAGACATTCACtgactttaaaaaaaaaaaaaatcatacaaAAACTTAACAGGAAAcacaattatttaattttggcCTAATTTATTGTCATTTTGCCTATGTTATTATCCACACATGAAGTCCATAGTCCCTACAATTAGACATTCATTTCTTGCCTGTCCCGGCCCCAACCTTTATTTTTGGGTTCTTGTAGATTCTCTTGCATAAATGGATAAGGTAGAAACCCTCCTGGTTTCCAAATCCAAACCCGACCTTACGATCTAGAAAGCCAAAACTTTAAATCTACAACATCAATTATACTAAATTAGGATTTAAATAACTGTCTCAATGCATAGCTTGCAAGAATCATCTATCCacgttgttgttgttgttgttgttgcctCAAAATTATGCTAAGTACATCATTAATTTGAAGTCACACGAAATTAAAATCGTAACATATCAAACAGAACTGCCGGTGGGTCATTGagcattaattatttttgtaataGTTTGGATAGGAAtgtcaaaaaatcttttcgGCCGTCgcatgagatttttttttttcctttaagtCGTTTTAACCAACCAAACCAAGGATTTTAGCCCCAACCTTGGTCCTCAACCGATGGTCTGATGCTCCACTCCACTAACCTTGTGCAGGATTGCAAGCAAAGTGGAACGACCACTATGTAGACATTGGTGTTTATCACGACCATTTTCCATTCACCCAGACAAGCCTTTTTGCTTTCGTTTTTGTCTCTTTTTATTCTTCCACTGATTATGTTAAGAGCCACACTGTTCATAAAGCCATGCGAGGCTGTGCCACAGTGCGAACTAAGGTATGCAGTCCGTAATCAAGGAACCCAAGATGAATCCCCAACGAAAcaatattgaggatgaatcCTGAAAGACGGCAAAGATAGCCTGGCAGTTGCCTTTACTGGATGCGTCATCATTTTAGATGTCGGCAGGTCTTCGGTGGGTGAATCCACTAAAGTAAAGAGTTACATCAGGAGCACGTACATATGAATGCAGCCAAAGCATGCTCTGCAGAAGCCTTGCACGCAAAAGCACAAGCTGGAAGGAAATGCAACCTGGACAGTGGGAACAAGTAACCAAGCAGAAACATGCTAGCACGTTTCCAACCGTCAGCAACTCTGATTTGATCGCATAAGAATGTTTTTGGGTTGCTTTACCACTGGGAACTACAttcattttcttgaaatttcaagGTTTCAATATGCAGAGAGAACCATTCAGGCCAGCCTAACGAATTCTCAACAATAGAAAGTAGTACTATATATGATGCGGAACacaattaaagtaaaaaagttaaaatatattattactATACCATATTGAAAAGCAAACTAGAAACTGTAAAGGCAAAGTGAACTCCATCAGATGTACTAACTacaaaatatatgtatataaatccaaatgaaaagaaaaaactacaAACTATATGTAGATTTAAAAGATTGATCTATTGTATTATTACTCTTCATTTCCACtcccctttttccttttggtgtTTTCAGAAGAAATCAAAAAAGATGGTGGGTTATTTagagggaaaagaaaacatcCTTCCTGTGGATCAAGATTCTGCTAGACCTCATTAACATCAGTATGATGATCTCCACAAACATGCAGGCCcccttttcattttattatcataagtAATCGAGGTATGAGGGGTGCCTAGTTTTGACCCTTAGTGACTACCACAATTGCAAAAGACTGCTTGTCCTTTGGGGAAGGGGATGAGGTGGCCCGTCCCAGCCTCCTGGTTCAACTCTAAAGAAGATTGTGCTTTTATGAAGATGACAATCTCCCAGTGCAGAGTTCAGCAGAAACTATCCTCCCAATTAACTTGAGACTTCATGGTGGTGCTCAAGGTTCCGAAGCACAATTTTTGCAAAAATTTTGGCTTGAATAGGGGCTGTTGatgcagcagcagcagcacgTAAGACCCTTGGTGCACCTGCATGTTGTAGGAGGCCTGAATGATGCATTGCATGCCGTCCTCCAGGCATGGTAAACTGCAAGGAGaaaatccttatgttttagaattgtaattaattgagtttcaaaatgaaaataaaacaaatataaacatattcaATAAATAGGAGAGGGAGAACAGGTGCTTGCCTGTGAAAGAGCAAATGCAGAACAGGACTTTAGTATAGAAGAAGGGTCTCTTAACATTCTGACAAATCTGTCAATCTCAGCTCCGCTGGAGAGACACATAAAGGAGAAAGAAACAGAACATATTagaatataaatatgaatcctaaaggtaaaaattatgaatatgaAACTTGTGAAAATGTAATTTACCGAAAAAAGGGTGGCAGGTATCGAAGCTATCATGCCAAAAACATATAACATAGTACCATACATTTAAGGAATGTTCACTAACTTTGTGATGTAATATTCATAAACATGCAAGTTGACATGCATGCTAAAACTTATAACAGCATCAACAATTTTGCACCATAAATTCACTGCTTAGAGAAGGGGATTGCTGGAACTCCTCAAAGAGCATTTTAGTATTTGCAACCATACCGATCAAGCTGTATGAGCAAGCATGCCATATATGATATATGTAGGATCAAGTTAAACCTGGTGTAAAAGTGGCAGCTTTTTCACTTTCATATGCTTTTTCCCCAATTGATTCCACCTTTTTCCAAGACAAAAATCCAATGAAAGCCTACAAATGTGCCATCTCTACATCCTCGcattttttacttcttttttttttaatttcatttattcattctGAAACCTGTTTTACAAGCAGAAGTGTGAAGCATGAATGCAATAGGTATAACTGCATATGATCAACTCAAAACTTGCCAATTGCTATGTGACATTTACAAGAAAAGGTGTTAGTGTCTAACCGTTGTCTTGCTAAAGgtgtttcaattttgtttgGTATAAACATCTTGTGCTTCATACAAAAAGgacaataaaatattgaaaaaagtTGGGTCTCACCTACAAAAAATCTGGAGTGGTCTTGGAGTCACTTCCTGATCAAGTGCAAGTATTAACTTTTACTACAAAACGTTAGGGGTGGTTTGTTGGTTATTAGTGTTTACTATATAGTTTGAAGTGTTGCCAGAGCTGCATACCATGCTAAGTGTTAATATTGAGGATTTAGAGATCAGAGCAGCTAAAACACAATGTTTGGCCATAAGTGTTTCACACAAACATCTGGTGTTGTAGAGTCATTACAGGCACAAATATCAGTGTTTTAATCATATGTAAGGGGAAACACATGCCTCACATCAACAAGCCTGAGGTCTTAGAGTAGTTTATAAAAAATCCACAGGCTACCCTCCTGTCAGCAATTGCCTTGACGGTACAGCCCTGTGAGACCCATTGCACGTCCCTATTGTGTTGATTTTCTTTGACTATcatgagagagaaaaaagagacaAACGACAGACAGAGCCAGAGACTGCGAGAATTGGCAAGTGCATGCAAATATTGTGTTCTTTACAAGAAGTGTGGAATGGTG
This window encodes:
- the LOC18605294 gene encoding putative lipase YOR059C is translated as MESADVTNGVCSSESVNGSRDVWSCKDSDSLSADHLVIMLHGILGSSSDWKFGAEQFVKRLPDKVFVHCSERNMSKLTLDGVDVMGERLTKEVLDVIQEKPNLRKISFVAHSVGGLVARYAIGRLYRPPKEEDKEDMSGNGCKEEPRGTIGGLEAMNFITVATPHLGSRGNKQVPFLFGVTAFEKAASCVIHWIFRRTGRHLFLTDDDEGKPPLLKWMLEDHDEFYFMSALRIFKRRVLYSNVGYDHIVGWRTSSIRRDSELPKWEESLNETYPHIVYEEHCKACDADRYENISTEDDGSSDKLEGELVRGLSRVSWEKVDVSFHSSRQRFAAHSVIQVKDEVLHIEGADVIQHMIDHFLT